One segment of Labrus mixtus chromosome 10, fLabMix1.1, whole genome shotgun sequence DNA contains the following:
- the LOC132981603 gene encoding uncharacterized protein LOC132981603 — protein sequence MIGRLAAVILLSTLSQTIKMPQPISVIVVKPGDSVTLACLFTKDKAGLLNWYKMKFGFMVQTVAAGSFDKIIPVEEFDNSRFTITKEGYLNFLIIRNVSKEDEATYFCQVGTPYTLKMTNGTIVAVNDHKNQQNSVYVKQRPEMQSVQAGGSVKLQCSLLSKSKENREQCPGEHSVYWFRAADGESHPAVIYTQSHRSEEEEEKRSCVYNLSKTIHNSSDAGTYYCAVLTCGQILFGEGTTVKTKIPEQEWDPVVIVLVTLLALCVIVILVLVFSKS from the exons ATGATCGGAAGACTGGCTGCTGTGATTCTTCTCAGTACTTTGT CTCAAACCATAAAGATGCCTCAACCGATCTCTGTGATTGTGGTTAAACCGGGTGACAGTGTGACTCTGGCATGTTTGTTTACCAAGGACAAAGCTGGATTGTTGAACTGGTACAAGATGAAGTTTGGATTCATGGTCCAAACAGTTGCAGCAGGAAGTTTTGACAAAATTATCCCAGTAGAGGAATTTGACAACTCAAGATTTACCATCACCAAGGAGGGTTATCTGAACTTTCTCATCATCAGAAATGTAAGCAAAGAAGATGAAGCAACGTACTTCTGTCAAGTGGGAACTCCATACACATTGAAAATGACGAACGGTACAATCGTAGCGGTGAATG ATCATAAAAACCAGCAGAACTCGGTCTATGTGAAACAAAGACCGGAGATGCAGTCGGTCCAGGCGGGCGGCTCAGTGAAGCTCCAGTGTTCACTTCTCTCCAAGtccaaagaaaacagagagcagTGTCCAGGTGAACACAGTGTGTACTGGTTCAGAGCTGCAGATGGAGAATCCCATCCAGCTGTTATTTACACTCAAAGCCAcagaagtgaagaagaagaagagaagagaagctgTGTCTACAATCTGTCCAAAACCATACACAACTCGTCTGACGCCGGGACGTACTACTGCGCTGTGCTCACATGTGGACAAATCCTGTTTGGTGAAGGAACTACAGTGAAGACAA AAATTCCTGAACAAGAGTGGGACCCTGTAGTCATTGTCCTTGTGACTCTATTGGCTCTCTGCGTGATCGTGATCCTCGTCCTCGTTTTCTCAAAAAGCTGA
- the LOC132981602 gene encoding uncharacterized protein LOC132981602 gives MSFSAIPPLLLLLLLHPGYALISVTSFGLGEPGTLMCPLPDFEYSNTRVKWYKQSVGDTLVLITSLMKGAAKSNFEKSFPSYRFEANITATMCSLTILKTVPEDEAVYHCAISTWNQDHWSGTYLSIKGNAERITDITVAQWPTVSHSVRAVDSITLRCSVLSDSQKTTCPSEHSVHLIGVRSDESRANIMYTDGNRGDKCDNKSEEHPAPKTCIYHFSKNAPAADDGTFYCAMATCGEVLSDNGTKLEGSSLWSFELMKDTIILCLLSAVLVISVTVMALLIYGIKKHTCDNCNDAAAAAALQENVANRKLKRDDEDTWIYSTVLFTVMKTGSGGTRDAKQDRERIYAVKAPGFE, from the exons atgAGCTTTTCAGCGATTCcacctctccttcttctccttcttcttcatccaGGAT ATGCTCTGatctcagtgacatcatttgGACTCGGGGAACCCGGCACTTTGATGTGTCCGTTGCCTGATTTTGAGTACAGCAACACTCGAGTGAAGTGGTACAAGCAGAGTGTCGGTGACACGCTTGTGCTGATCACTTCTCTGATGAAAGGGGCTGCAAAGTCCAATTTTGAAAAATCGTTTCCTTCGTACCGATTTGAGGCGAACATCACTGCGACCATGTGCTCTCTGACCATTCTGAAGACAGTGCCGGAGGACGAGGCGGTGTACCACTGTGCCATCTCTACCTGGAACCAGGATCATTGGAGTGGGACGTATTTGTCTATAAAAG GAAACGCTGAGAGGATAACAGACatcactgtggctcagtggccGACAGTTTCTCACTCTGTCCGTGCAGTAGACTCGATAACTCTGCGATGTTCAGTCCTCTCCGACTCCCAGAAAACGACCTGTCCAAGTGAGCACAGCGTGCACCTGATTGGAGTGCGATCAGATGAATCACGTGCTAACATCATGTACACTGATGGAAACAGAGGTGATAAATGTGACAATAAATCTGAAGAGCATCCAGCTCCAAAGACCTGTATCTACCACTTCTCTAAGAACGCCCCCGCTGCAGACGATGGCACGTTTTACTGCGCCATGGCCACATGTGGAGAGGTTTTATCTGACAACGGAACCAAACTGGAAG GCAGCAGTTTGTGGTCCTTTGAGTTAATGAAAGACACCATCATTCTGTGTCTGCTGTCTGCTGTCCTGGTCATCAGTGTGACCGTCATGGCCCTCCTCATCTACGGCatcaagaaacacacatgtgaTAACTGCAACGATGCAG ctgctgctgctgctctgcaggAAAATGTtgcaaacaggaagttaaaG AGAGACGATGAAGACACCTGGATTTATTCGACTGTCCTCTTTACCGTGATGAAAACTGGCAGTGGTGGAACAAGGGACGCGaaacaagacagagagagaatctaCGCTGTCAAGGCGCCGGGGTTCGAGTAA